A genomic stretch from Budorcas taxicolor isolate Tak-1 chromosome 15, Takin1.1, whole genome shotgun sequence includes:
- the LOC128060477 gene encoding hemoglobin subunit beta yields the protein MLTAEEKAAVTGFWGKVKVDEVGAEALGRLLVVYPWTQRFFEHFGDLSNADAVMNNPKVKAHGKKVLDSFSNGMKHLDDLRGTFASLSELHCDKLHVDPENFRLLGNVLVVVLARHYGSEFTPVLQADFQKVVAGVANALAHRYH from the exons ATGCTGACTGCTGAGGAGAAGGCTGCCGTCACCGGCTTCTGGGGCAAGGTGAAAGTGGATGAAGTTGGTGCTGAGGCCCTGGGCAG GCTGCTGGTTGTCTACCCCTGGACTCAGAGGTTCTTTGAGCACTTTGGGGACTTGTCCAATGCTGATGCTGTTATGAACAACCCTAAGGTGAAGGCCCATGGCAAGAAGGTGCTAGACTCCTTTAGTAACGGCATGAAGCATCTCGACGACCTCAGGGGAACCTTTGCCTCACTGAGTGAGCTGCACTGTGATAAGCTGCACGTGGATCCTGAGAACTTCAGG CTCCTGGGCAACGTGCTGGTGGTTGTGCTGGCTCGCCACTATGGCAGTGAATTCACCCCGGTGCTGCAGGCTGACTTTCAGAAGGTGGTGGCTGGTGTTGCCAATGCCCTGGCCCACAGATATCACTAA